The Candidatus Melainabacteria bacterium genome includes a window with the following:
- the mnmH gene encoding tRNA 2-selenouridine(34) synthase MnmH — MTWRELAPERLFDLKDALVIDVRSPCEHKAEYIPHSVNIPLLEDDERVFIGTTYAVEGEMVARRKALKIISPKIPDIVDKILELKNQGQHIVVHCWRGGLRSETVASFLTVVGIDCWRLTGGFKGWRKVVMNDFARAQYSFTPVILHGRTGVGKSEILRALENLGADVLNLEELANHRGSVFGALGLSVQPTQKNFESELWLKLRQFTSRPVFIEAESRKIGRIALPDFLIDRIATGRRVEVTGSMARRVERITAEYANVFTDELKAEAVAAMQNLRVRLGNKRTDEIAAFGLNGQLDQAIKALLSDYYDPLYDGHLAKNAPYEITVSGDDVELAARQLMQWAADAMGS, encoded by the coding sequence ATGACCTGGCGTGAACTCGCACCCGAGCGACTGTTCGACCTGAAAGATGCACTGGTCATCGATGTTCGATCGCCGTGCGAGCATAAAGCCGAGTACATACCGCACTCCGTCAATATCCCTTTGTTGGAGGACGACGAGCGCGTTTTTATCGGCACCACTTATGCGGTCGAAGGCGAAATGGTGGCACGTCGAAAGGCGCTGAAGATCATCTCGCCAAAAATTCCCGATATCGTGGACAAAATTCTTGAATTGAAGAATCAAGGGCAGCACATTGTCGTTCATTGTTGGCGGGGCGGGTTGCGCAGTGAAACGGTTGCCAGTTTTCTTACGGTTGTTGGAATCGATTGTTGGCGCCTTACGGGCGGTTTCAAGGGCTGGCGTAAGGTCGTAATGAATGACTTCGCGCGCGCTCAGTATTCATTTACTCCAGTAATATTGCACGGTCGTACGGGCGTTGGTAAGTCTGAAATTTTGCGTGCTCTCGAAAACCTGGGAGCAGACGTTTTAAATCTCGAAGAATTGGCGAATCATCGGGGCTCCGTATTTGGTGCGCTTGGGCTGAGTGTGCAGCCGACTCAGAAGAACTTCGAGTCTGAGTTGTGGCTTAAGCTGCGTCAATTTACTAGCCGTCCGGTTTTTATCGAAGCCGAGAGTCGCAAGATTGGCAGGATAGCTCTGCCCGACTTTCTCATTGACCGCATTGCCACAGGCAGAAGAGTTGAAGTGACTGGTTCTATGGCGCGTCGGGTCGAACGCATAACGGCTGAGTACGCCAATGTGTTTACTGACGAATTAAAGGCTGAGGCGGTTGCTGCGATGCAGAACCTGCGTGTGCGCCTTGGAAACAAACGAACCGACGAGATTGCTGCTTTTGGACTTAACGGTCAGTTAGATCAAGCAATTAAAGCTCTTTTATCTGACTACTACGATCCCTTGTACGATGGTCATCTGGCGAAGAACGCGCCTTACGAGATAACCGTCTCCGGCGATGATGTTGAGCTGGCCGCCAGGCAGCTGATGCAGTGGGCCGCTGATGCGATGGGCAGCTGA
- a CDS encoding ribonuclease J produces MRSSAVAVENTESGKVELGTNVLKIIPIGGLGEIGKNTLAICYGDDIMLVDAGLAFPNEDMIGVDLVLPDISFLVENQDRIKGLAVTHGHEDHIGGIPFILKEMSIPVIYGPSLAIGLLEGKLKEGGLDSRTVMRKVRPRQKVKIGCFTVQFIRCTHSIADSFSLIINTPVGTLIHTGDFKFDFTPVDGELFDIASLTKAAEEGVLLLMSDSTNTEREGFTPSEKTVWKKINEVFSSAPKRIIVTTFASNVHRIRQVLQAAMKYDRKVSILGRSMLNLASIARELGYMTFPDGLLIPIDQINKLPPNKVVILTTGSQGEPLSALTRIANDEHKQIKIMQGDTVVISATPIPGNERSIANTINALFVRGADVIYGRDAGVHVSGHACREEQKLMINLCKPKFFMPVHGEYRMLVLHSELAQECGVEKDNCFVMDNGDVLELDDERGAVTGRIKSGIILVDSSRAWHINEEIVDERRHLAADGLVAVALTLNGKREIIAGPDVSLKGVIFPRGMAPDEFVSKVQSEVRNILNVKPTVDALAEAELSHFIQGGLEGFFAEKMRSRPLVHVMVHQVSMPSTGNTESRDGGTASRDGSTESAESRFDKNCKIQTRESRLESTETKLESKQTIEPK; encoded by the coding sequence ATCAGGAGTTCAGCGGTGGCAGTCGAGAACACAGAATCAGGGAAAGTCGAGCTTGGCACTAACGTACTCAAGATTATTCCCATAGGCGGTCTCGGCGAAATCGGCAAGAACACTCTTGCGATTTGCTACGGCGACGACATCATGCTGGTTGATGCCGGTCTGGCATTTCCCAACGAAGACATGATCGGCGTCGATCTCGTCCTTCCCGATATTTCCTTCCTCGTTGAAAATCAAGACAGAATAAAAGGTCTGGCCGTCACGCATGGACATGAGGACCACATTGGCGGTATTCCGTTCATTTTGAAAGAGATGAGCATACCTGTCATTTACGGACCCTCGCTTGCCATCGGGCTTCTGGAAGGAAAGCTCAAAGAAGGCGGGCTGGACAGTCGAACTGTCATGCGTAAAGTGCGACCGCGGCAGAAAGTGAAGATTGGTTGTTTTACGGTGCAGTTTATTCGCTGCACACATTCGATAGCCGACTCATTCAGCTTGATTATCAATACTCCGGTTGGCACGTTGATTCACACCGGTGATTTCAAGTTCGACTTCACGCCGGTTGATGGCGAACTTTTCGATATAGCCAGTTTGACGAAAGCGGCGGAAGAAGGCGTTCTTCTTTTGATGAGCGACAGCACAAATACAGAGCGCGAGGGATTCACTCCGTCTGAGAAAACAGTGTGGAAAAAAATCAACGAAGTGTTCTCCAGCGCACCAAAGCGAATCATAGTCACAACATTTGCCAGCAATGTTCATCGCATCAGGCAGGTTTTGCAGGCGGCGATGAAGTACGATCGAAAAGTATCGATTCTCGGGCGCTCCATGCTAAATCTCGCCAGCATTGCGCGTGAACTGGGATACATGACTTTCCCCGATGGATTGCTCATTCCCATCGATCAGATCAATAAGTTGCCACCAAATAAGGTAGTGATTCTTACAACAGGCAGTCAGGGCGAACCTCTTTCTGCGCTAACTAGAATCGCTAACGATGAGCATAAGCAGATCAAGATAATGCAGGGTGACACGGTCGTCATTTCCGCCACGCCTATTCCTGGTAACGAACGTTCGATTGCAAACACGATCAACGCGCTGTTTGTGCGCGGTGCCGACGTAATCTACGGGCGCGATGCCGGTGTGCACGTCTCCGGTCACGCCTGCAGGGAAGAGCAGAAGTTGATGATCAACTTGTGCAAACCGAAATTTTTCATGCCTGTGCATGGTGAATATCGCATGCTTGTCCTGCATTCTGAGCTGGCACAAGAATGCGGTGTCGAGAAAGACAATTGCTTCGTCATGGATAACGGAGATGTGCTCGAACTGGATGACGAGCGTGGTGCCGTCACAGGCAGAATCAAGTCTGGAATCATTCTTGTAGACTCTTCGCGTGCCTGGCACATCAACGAAGAAATCGTTGACGAGCGGCGCCATCTCGCGGCTGACGGTCTTGTCGCGGTCGCTTTGACGTTGAATGGCAAGCGCGAGATTATCGCCGGTCCCGATGTCAGCTTGAAGGGTGTCATCTTTCCGCGCGGCATGGCGCCCGACGAGTTCGTCAGCAAAGTGCAGAGCGAAGTGAGAAATATTTTGAACGTCAAGCCGACTGTCGATGCTCTTGCCGAAGCTGAACTATCTCATTTTATTCAAGGTGGACTGGAAGGATTTTTCGCTGAGAAAATGCGGTCCCGTCCGCTGGTGCATGTAATGGTGCATCAAGTCTCGATGCCTTCTACCGGTAATACGGAATCCAGAGATGGTGGTACGGCATCCAGAGATGGTAGTACGGAATCAGCCGAGTCTAGATTCGACAAAAATTGCAAGATTCAAACCAGAGAAAGCAGACTCGAGTCTACGGAAACCAAGTTGGAATCCAAGCAGACCATCGAACCAAAATGA
- the dapA gene encoding 4-hydroxy-tetrahydrodipicolinate synthase codes for MFGRVMTAMVTPFDEQSNIDFKATEKLVKHLLSTGTTTFVVAGTTGESPTLDDSEKRDLLKAVIEAVDGKARVVMGTGYNATAKSIKASQEAEKLGADGLLVVAPYYNKPSQSGLVRHFHEVARSTSLPIIVYNIPGRTGINISPDTMLEIIANDSNIHALKDSTGNVEQSAEIAGKARDTFKIYSGDDYLTLPFLSIGGAGIVSVASHIIGQQISTMIEDFFAGRHDAARAKHYKYLPVFKGLFAAPNPTCVKYALSVLGICSEHLRLPLVPLTSAEKQVMDRLLKEADVAANLTAQKSVV; via the coding sequence ATGTTCGGGCGCGTGATGACAGCAATGGTGACACCGTTCGATGAGCAGTCGAACATTGACTTCAAGGCAACCGAGAAGCTTGTAAAACATCTTTTGTCGACCGGAACAACGACTTTTGTCGTCGCCGGCACCACCGGCGAGAGCCCGACACTCGATGATTCCGAAAAGCGGGATTTACTGAAAGCTGTTATCGAAGCAGTTGACGGCAAAGCCAGGGTCGTCATGGGCACTGGTTACAATGCCACTGCTAAGTCAATCAAGGCGTCACAGGAAGCTGAGAAGCTCGGTGCCGATGGTTTACTGGTCGTCGCTCCCTACTACAACAAGCCAAGTCAGTCCGGACTGGTCAGGCATTTTCACGAGGTCGCCCGGTCGACCAGCTTGCCGATAATTGTCTATAACATTCCCGGAAGGACTGGTATCAACATCAGCCCCGATACCATGCTCGAAATCATTGCCAATGACAGCAACATTCATGCACTGAAAGACTCGACCGGTAATGTTGAACAGTCAGCAGAGATAGCTGGAAAGGCTCGAGACACCTTTAAAATCTATTCCGGTGATGATTACCTGACCCTGCCGTTCCTCTCCATTGGTGGTGCCGGAATCGTCAGTGTCGCGAGCCACATCATTGGTCAGCAGATTTCCACCATGATTGAAGATTTCTTTGCCGGGCGACACGACGCGGCACGTGCGAAGCACTACAAATATTTGCCTGTGTTCAAAGGCTTGTTTGCAGCACCGAACCCGACATGTGTTAAGTATGCGCTCTCGGTGCTCGGCATTTGTTCGGAACATTTGCGGTTGCCGCTAGTTCCTCTGACCAGTGCGGAGAAGCAAGTAATGGATCGACTTTTGAAAGAAGCTGACGTAGCAGCGAATTTGACCGCTCAAAAGTCTGTCGTTTAA
- a CDS encoding ATP-binding protein has product MTFSGFNMKDLVPANLLPKDLRTKIYEHMGKDPATLSIVTEQFDRYNQANLQIAIDELTTKDGRTCSILGIQGGFLNNLTGTSLADLVASQSVASFVGLGGAKEGTVQYLNMELDGGKKLACVQGGLYLINGNPKLVLLLRQGSMMDFANAAPIVVDVMAENRATAEKFIKDIQRLMGKNNIYRGKMLSVIEGSASSVGSGGGGTLKFHTVPVITREQIILPEGLLKRIERQTTEVGKYSEALKNAGRKLKRGILLHGKPGTGKTMTAMYLASAMRERTVLLVTGRGQGLISRTCFFARWLAPSMVIIEDVDLIAEDRSQQGNCNQHLLLELMNEMDGLSDDVDVLFVLTTNRPEILEPALAARPGRIDQAYEVPLPDAECRKRLFEVYSKGLTVKVDNMDVFIKRTAGASGAFIGELMRKAALFAAPDGDPIVVSDRHLDEAMHEMVVAGGSLTKSLLGSKDIGFVPSELSTR; this is encoded by the coding sequence ATGACTTTCTCTGGTTTCAACATGAAAGACCTGGTGCCTGCAAATCTTCTACCAAAAGATCTGAGGACCAAGATCTACGAACACATGGGAAAAGATCCAGCCACTCTATCTATCGTCACTGAGCAGTTTGATCGGTACAACCAGGCAAATCTCCAGATTGCCATCGACGAGCTGACGACCAAAGATGGACGGACGTGCAGCATTCTTGGAATTCAAGGCGGATTTCTGAACAATCTTACCGGTACGTCACTGGCAGATCTTGTCGCATCACAGTCGGTGGCAAGCTTTGTTGGTCTGGGCGGCGCCAAAGAGGGCACTGTCCAATACCTGAATATGGAATTGGACGGCGGCAAGAAACTAGCCTGCGTGCAGGGCGGTCTCTACCTGATCAACGGCAATCCAAAGCTTGTGCTGCTGCTCAGACAAGGCTCAATGATGGACTTTGCCAACGCCGCTCCGATTGTCGTTGATGTTATGGCTGAAAACCGCGCCACCGCAGAAAAATTCATAAAAGACATTCAGCGGCTTATGGGTAAGAACAACATCTATCGCGGCAAAATGCTTTCAGTCATCGAAGGCAGCGCCAGTAGTGTAGGCAGCGGCGGTGGTGGCACGTTGAAGTTCCATACGGTGCCAGTGATCACGCGAGAACAAATCATATTGCCGGAAGGCTTGCTTAAACGCATTGAACGCCAGACCACGGAAGTCGGCAAGTATAGCGAGGCTTTGAAAAATGCCGGGCGCAAATTGAAACGAGGCATTCTTCTGCATGGCAAGCCGGGCACCGGTAAGACAATGACGGCGATGTATCTTGCATCCGCAATGAGAGAACGCACTGTGCTACTTGTGACGGGAAGAGGACAGGGGTTAATTAGCAGAACTTGCTTCTTTGCCCGATGGTTAGCACCGTCTATGGTGATCATTGAAGACGTCGACTTGATTGCTGAAGATCGAAGTCAGCAAGGCAACTGTAATCAGCACTTGCTTTTAGAGTTAATGAACGAAATGGACGGTCTATCCGACGATGTTGACGTTCTGTTTGTGCTCACCACTAATAGACCTGAGATATTGGAACCGGCTCTGGCTGCACGTCCGGGACGAATCGACCAGGCGTACGAAGTGCCGCTGCCCGACGCTGAATGCAGAAAACGTCTCTTTGAAGTCTACTCCAAAGGACTAACAGTAAAAGTAGATAACATGGACGTATTCATCAAACGTACCGCCGGGGCAAGTGGTGCATTTATCGGAGAACTTATGCGCAAAGCTGCGCTATTCGCTGCTCCAGATGGCGACCCAATTGTTGTTTCCGACCGTCACCTTGATGAAGCCATGCACGAAATGGTCGTTGCGGGAGGCAGTTTAACTAAGAGCCTGCTCGGATCGAAAGACATCGGTTTCGTACCCAGCGAGTTAAGCACCCGATGA
- a CDS encoding DJ-1/PfpI family protein: protein MAKILQLVGDFVEDYEAMVPYQMLLMVGHHVDTVCPGKKSGDKVKTAIHDFEGDQTYTEKPGHNFAITADFDNLRASDYDALVISGGRSPEYLRLNPKILDCVRHFFDENKPVAAVCHAAQILSAAGVLKNRSCMAYPAVSPEVTGCGGTFVEQNKDFTNAHVDGNLVSAAAWPGHPDWIRKFLELLGTKISLA from the coding sequence ATGGCCAAAATTCTTCAACTCGTCGGTGATTTTGTCGAAGATTATGAGGCGATGGTTCCATATCAAATGCTTCTGATGGTCGGCCATCACGTAGACACCGTCTGCCCTGGTAAGAAGAGCGGCGACAAGGTAAAGACGGCAATTCATGACTTCGAAGGCGACCAGACTTACACAGAAAAGCCTGGTCACAATTTTGCGATTACTGCCGATTTCGACAATCTGCGTGCAAGTGATTACGATGCGTTGGTCATTTCGGGTGGAAGGTCACCCGAATATCTGAGATTGAATCCTAAGATTCTGGATTGCGTCAGACATTTTTTCGATGAAAACAAACCAGTAGCGGCAGTGTGTCATGCCGCGCAGATTCTTTCGGCAGCAGGTGTTCTCAAGAATAGGTCATGCATGGCTTACCCGGCCGTGTCACCTGAGGTAACCGGATGCGGTGGCACATTTGTCGAACAGAACAAAGACTTTACCAACGCCCATGTCGATGGAAATCTCGTTAGTGCCGCTGCCTGGCCCGGACATCCCGACTGGATCCGTAAGTTTCTTGAACTGCTAGGAACAAAAATTTCTCTAGCTTAG
- a CDS encoding DUF552 domain-containing protein — protein sequence MVDESKNVSTEKPTVNSGRNAKKEVDLFPALNDRKGTLSTLRTPPTKFGTQISIFAPVSFEEAIEIVECLRGRAATTISLENMKKIDANRLVDFVAGASAALDGDFHKLSEQVYLFCPSNIKITAPGKEFDKVSASAAASSSSTALGGFGALDFLYPTPTQYDSSTSSTWSTIH from the coding sequence ATGGTAGACGAAAGTAAAAATGTTTCGACAGAAAAGCCAACCGTAAACAGCGGCCGCAACGCGAAGAAGGAAGTGGATTTATTCCCTGCCCTGAACGACCGAAAAGGAACACTGAGCACGCTGCGTACTCCACCGACAAAATTTGGTACTCAGATCTCAATTTTTGCTCCTGTCTCGTTTGAAGAAGCGATTGAAATTGTTGAATGCTTACGCGGACGCGCTGCCACCACAATTTCACTGGAGAACATGAAGAAGATCGACGCCAACCGGCTCGTTGATTTTGTCGCTGGTGCATCAGCAGCACTCGACGGCGATTTCCACAAACTGAGCGAGCAAGTCTACTTGTTCTGCCCGAGCAACATTAAGATCACCGCCCCCGGCAAGGAATTCGATAAGGTATCTGCTTCTGCCGCTGCCTCATCCTCCTCAACCGCGCTTGGTGGTTTCGGCGCACTTGATTTCCTCTATCCGACACCAACTCAGTACGACTCGTCAACGAGCAGTACATGGTCGACAATTCATTAG